The following is a genomic window from Pseudomonadota bacterium.
GATGCCGTTTTTAGCATGGACGGCGACCTCGCGCCTTTGGTCGAAATCGCCAGCTTGTGCGCGCGGCACAAAGCGGTGCTGGTGGTTGATGACGCGCATGGGTTCGGCGTGTTGGGTGTGGATGGGGCGGGCGCCTTGAATCAGCTCGGGCTTGGGCTTGGTGAGGCGCCGATACTCATGGCCACCTGCGGTAAGGCATTGGGCGTATTTGGGGCGTTTGTAGCGGGTTCGGAGCCGCTCATCGAAACGCTCATTCAGCGTGCCCGGAGTTATATTTATACTACGGCCATGCCGCCAGCGATGGCCGAAGCGGTGCGCGAAAGTCTCGCGTTGCTGCGTCTCGAGGGGTGGCGTCGGACGCATTTGCAGATGCTCATCGAACACTTCAGGGCTGGGGCGCGACGCCTTGGGGTCAAGCTTGGTGACTCGCGTACACCGATCCAGCCGATCATTTTAGGTCACAGCCGCACTACCTTGGGGGTGGCGGCATGGCTGCGGCGCAATGGGTACTACGTCGTCGCATTCCGGCCACCGACGGTGCCGCAGGGTACGGCCCGATTGCGGATCACCCTCACGGCAAACCACACGCCGGCGCATATCGACGGGTTACTGGCGGCGCTCACCGAGATCCCATGCGCTGTTTCATAGAACGGCGAGGACAGGGTCTCCCGCTGGTCTTCGTTAACGGGTGGGGATTCACTGGTTCGATCCGGGACGAATTCATCGGGTAGTTAACGCAGGAGTATGAAGTCTTTTTAGTGCCCTTAGCAGGATGGAGGCCCCGTTTTAGCTATACTAGGAAACTGCGATCCCTTGATTCCGGTCCATGTTGCCGATCCCCTGATGCGCCTGTCTCCGCGTTTATGCAAGTATGTCATCGCTGGTGCGGGGCATGCGCCTTTTATCTCGCATCAACACGAGACCCGGCGGGTGTTGCGAGAGTCTTTTGATGCCAACAAGCTTTCCGGACCCCTATCGGCTCGATAAAAAGCGTTTGGCGGCCGCGTTTAACCGCGCGGCGCCGAGCTATGACCGGCATGCCGTGCTCCAGCAGACCGTGGCCATGCGCATGCTGGAGCGTCTAGCGCTAGTAAAGATCACTCCCAGGAGGGTGCTGGATGCGGGCGCTGGCACGGGTTACGCCACGGCCTTATTGCGCCGGACCTATCGGCCCGAGGCGCTTGTGGCCTTCGATATTGCCCATGGAATGCTGCGGCAGGCACGGAGGCATGCACCGGGTTTCTTATCGCGCCAGGTTTATCTTTGCGGCGATGTGGAACGCCTTCCCTTAGCCGCGGAAAGTATCGACCTCGCGTTTTCCAATCTCTCGCTGCAATGGTGCAACGATCTCGACCGGGTACTCGAAGAATTCCGCCGGGTTCTGACTACCCAAGGGCTCTTGATGTTTTCGACCTTCGGGCCGGATACGCTCAGCGAGTTACGGGCAAGTTGGGCAAAGGTAGATAGCCGAATTCATGTGCATGTATTCGCCGATATGCATGACATCGGTGATGCGCTCATTCGCGCCGGTTTCAGTGGCCCGGTGCTGGACGTCGAGCGCTTCACGATGACCTACCCCGATGCCTATGCGCTGATGCGGGATCTGAAAACAATCGGGGCGGTCAACGCGGCGCAAGGCCGCCATCGCGGTCTCACCGGGAAAGGTGAATTGACGGCGCTCGTGAACGAATACGAACGCTTCCGCTGCGACGGCGTGCTACCGGCGACCTTCGAAGTCGTTTATGGGCATGCGTGGGTACCGGAAGCCGGGGTACGGGCGCAGGACGGAAGCACGGTCGCGGCGTTTCCCATCGAGCAGCTTAGAAGCGCGATCAAGGTGCGTTTACCGCACTGACTACGGCAAAAAGGGCGCGTCCAGGCCGGCTATGCGAGAGGGGCTTTTCGTCACCGGAACCGATACCGGGGTGGGCAAGACCATGGTCGCGCTTGCTCTTATCGACGGATTGAAGGAGGCTGGACTGCGCGTAGCGGGCATGAAACCGATCGCGACGGGCTGCGTACGCACGGTCGATGGACTCAAAAACGCGGATGGGCTCGCGCTATTAGAGCGATCGAGCGTGCCCTTGCCTTACGCCAGCGTTAACCCCTACGCCTTCGAACCTCCCGTGGCGCCGCACCTCGCCGCCACTACCGTGGATATGGAGATTTCGCTGGGGGCGGTGAACGACGTTTATCGCCAGCTTCTCCAGCAGGTGGATTGCGTGGTCGTGGAAGGCATTGGTGGCTGGCGCGTACCTCTCAATCACCAGGCTTTCGTGTCCACGCTGGTGCGGTACTTAGGCCTTCCCGCGTTACTCGTCGTCGGCGTGCGGCTTGGATGTATTAATCATGCACTGCTGACCGTCGAGGCGATCGAGAGAGACGAGGTAAAAATGCTCGGTTGGGTTGCCAACCAAGTGGACGTGGATTACAGGTATGTAGAGGCCACCGTGACTAGCTTAGAACGTTTCATCGAGGCACCGTTGCTCGCGAGGATCCCTTACCTTCGGCCGGGGGAGAAGAATACCGTCCCCCCGCTCCTAAGCGAGGTTGTAC
Proteins encoded in this region:
- a CDS encoding aminotransferase class I/II-fold pyridoxal phosphate-dependent enzyme, with the translated sequence DAVFSMDGDLAPLVEIASLCARHKAVLVVDDAHGFGVLGVDGAGALNQLGLGLGEAPILMATCGKALGVFGAFVAGSEPLIETLIQRARSYIYTTAMPPAMAEAVRESLALLRLEGWRRTHLQMLIEHFRAGARRLGVKLGDSRTPIQPIILGHSRTTLGVAAWLRRNGYYVVAFRPPTVPQGTARLRITLTANHTPAHIDGLLAALTEIPCAVS
- the bioC gene encoding malonyl-ACP O-methyltransferase BioC, translated to MPTSFPDPYRLDKKRLAAAFNRAAPSYDRHAVLQQTVAMRMLERLALVKITPRRVLDAGAGTGYATALLRRTYRPEALVAFDIAHGMLRQARRHAPGFLSRQVYLCGDVERLPLAAESIDLAFSNLSLQWCNDLDRVLEEFRRVLTTQGLLMFSTFGPDTLSELRASWAKVDSRIHVHVFADMHDIGDALIRAGFSGPVLDVERFTMTYPDAYALMRDLKTIGAVNAAQGRHRGLTGKGELTALVNEYERFRCDGVLPATFEVVYGHAWVPEAGVRAQDGSTVAAFPIEQLRSAIKVRLPH
- the bioD gene encoding dethiobiotin synthase, whose translation is MREGLFVTGTDTGVGKTMVALALIDGLKEAGLRVAGMKPIATGCVRTVDGLKNADGLALLERSSVPLPYASVNPYAFEPPVAPHLAATTVDMEISLGAVNDVYRQLLQQVDCVVVEGIGGWRVPLNHQAFVSTLVRYLGLPALLVVGVRLGCINHALLTVEAIERDEVKMLGWVANQVDVDYRYVEATVTSLERFIEAPLLARIPYLRPGEKNTVPPLLSEVVRTVLERQTVPL